The following coding sequences lie in one Changpingibacter yushuensis genomic window:
- a CDS encoding Hsp70 family protein, whose product MRLGVDFGTTRTTVALVDRGNYPLVSFDDSDGDSHEYVPSLVALDGLSVVYGFEAQKLAESGAPFLRSIKRLLAAQDANLDSVVQIGSREFKIVDLVTGFLIHVGSRVRAFAEDKDGPLEAVVGVPAHAYSAQRFITLEAFRRARFDVVAMLNEPSAAGYEYTHRHSSMISSRRTKVLVYDLGGGTFDASLVSAEGTNHEVLASEGNNLLGGDDFDEVLAVCALEALGVARDSMSDPQWSRLLEDARSAKEALHPQTRSIVLRVHDQEVSLPVDAFYTQAKPLVEQTLLAMQGLVDRDANGQLCLPDDVSGLYVVGGGSELPLILRQLRERFGRRVRRSPYSAGSTAIGLAIAADEEAGYSLVDKLSRGLGVFREWSSGAVVSFDPLLTPDMRVSPGEGVAITRSYRAVHNVGWYRFAEYTSVDEDGAPRGDVMPLGEIAFPFDPNLRSGSINLAMVPVERTGPGCLVEEEYRVDPHGIVSVTIRDAETGFAITRSLGD is encoded by the coding sequence ATGAGACTCGGAGTGGATTTCGGTACAACGCGCACCACAGTTGCTCTTGTGGATCGCGGAAACTATCCGTTGGTGTCCTTTGATGATTCCGACGGCGACTCGCACGAGTACGTTCCCTCGCTCGTTGCGCTAGATGGTCTGAGCGTGGTTTACGGCTTCGAAGCGCAAAAGCTCGCCGAATCCGGTGCACCATTTCTCCGCTCAATCAAACGCTTGTTGGCCGCACAGGATGCGAATCTGGACTCCGTGGTGCAGATCGGATCGCGCGAGTTCAAAATAGTGGATCTTGTTACCGGCTTTCTCATACACGTAGGATCGCGCGTCCGGGCATTTGCGGAGGACAAGGATGGTCCTCTCGAGGCTGTGGTGGGCGTTCCGGCCCATGCCTACTCTGCTCAACGTTTCATCACGCTGGAGGCCTTCCGCCGCGCACGATTTGACGTGGTTGCGATGCTCAATGAGCCGTCGGCGGCAGGATACGAATACACGCATCGTCACTCAAGCATGATCAGTTCTCGCCGCACCAAGGTGCTCGTATATGATCTCGGAGGCGGCACCTTTGATGCGTCCCTGGTGAGTGCGGAGGGCACGAACCATGAGGTTCTTGCATCGGAAGGCAACAACCTTCTTGGTGGTGATGATTTCGACGAGGTGCTAGCTGTGTGCGCCCTAGAAGCGCTCGGGGTGGCACGCGATTCCATGAGTGATCCACAGTGGAGCCGCCTGTTGGAAGATGCGAGGTCAGCGAAGGAAGCCCTCCACCCCCAGACGCGCAGCATCGTTCTTCGAGTTCACGATCAAGAGGTCTCACTTCCCGTAGACGCGTTCTACACGCAGGCTAAGCCGCTTGTTGAGCAAACGCTTCTGGCCATGCAAGGACTCGTGGATCGCGATGCGAATGGGCAACTGTGCCTGCCAGATGACGTTTCAGGACTCTACGTGGTGGGCGGCGGTTCCGAACTCCCCCTCATTCTGCGCCAGCTCAGGGAGAGGTTTGGACGCCGCGTGCGCCGCTCCCCTTACAGCGCGGGTTCCACTGCCATTGGATTAGCGATTGCAGCCGACGAAGAGGCCGGGTACTCGTTGGTTGACAAACTCTCTCGCGGCTTGGGCGTGTTCCGTGAATGGTCGAGCGGCGCAGTGGTCTCGTTTGATCCCCTTCTGACACCGGATATGCGCGTCTCCCCCGGCGAAGGAGTGGCCATCACGCGGTCGTATCGGGCAGTACATAACGTCGGCTGGTATCGATTTGCTGAATACACGAGTGTGGATGAAGATGGCGCTCCACGCGGCGACGTCATGCCTTTGGGCGAAATAGCGTTCCCCTTTGACCCGAACCTCCGCAGCGGATCGATCAACCTCGCGATGGTCCCGGTGGAACGGACTGGGCCAGGCTGCCTCGTTGAGGAGGAATACCGCGTGGATCCACATGGCATTGTCTCTGTGACAATCCGTGATGCCGAGACCGGCTTCGCAATCACCCGTTCGTTGGGTGACTAA
- the lnt gene encoding apolipoprotein N-acyltransferase encodes MKQRRVLHFLLAVGAGLCLFGAFAPVDFWPAAFLGIALLVMSLSGRTWFGSFGLGVVAGCAFFIPLFEWAAVASGILIAQIALGFAEALFIGVLAVIWQGLMRGKRTGANVALTAATMGLTWVAMEQLRSELPWHGMPWGLLGFSQVDGPLVRLAPWGSTQLVGFGVVVVGVLVARFLSALSKVQLGQGVIAGASAGLILVLSMFLPLSTSADSYLTVGFVQGIIPDESKLPAGQSRALTVTQNLVTATKVIDGDDVDLVLWPESASDRDPREDDEARSLITEASERLGVPLLLGTQRYINGYRYNDYVVWSLDQSISGVYSKQHPVPFGEYMPYRDFFRKFTPAVDLISTDMLAGSKPAYLDVELKDSTVRVATPICFEVADNAIVSEAVRAGAQLIVVPTNNASFGKTSESAQQFQMTRFRAIEHGRTAIQVSTVGVSGVVEPNGVTRAVTQPWTEDAQVARVGLRSELTVATRISEPVRIAVYTGGAALGLLAFIQLARRR; translated from the coding sequence GTGAAACAGCGGCGAGTTCTCCATTTCCTTTTGGCAGTTGGGGCAGGTCTATGTCTCTTTGGCGCATTTGCGCCGGTTGACTTCTGGCCCGCCGCATTTCTGGGCATCGCTTTGCTTGTGATGAGCCTGAGTGGCAGAACATGGTTTGGTTCTTTCGGGCTGGGCGTGGTGGCTGGCTGCGCATTCTTCATTCCGCTGTTTGAGTGGGCCGCAGTGGCCTCCGGCATACTCATTGCGCAGATCGCCCTTGGATTCGCAGAGGCGTTGTTCATTGGCGTTCTTGCGGTCATCTGGCAAGGGCTCATGCGGGGAAAGCGCACTGGAGCGAATGTTGCACTGACGGCAGCAACCATGGGACTGACGTGGGTGGCGATGGAACAGCTACGTTCTGAGCTGCCGTGGCACGGCATGCCGTGGGGATTGCTTGGCTTTTCGCAAGTGGATGGACCTTTGGTTCGCCTCGCGCCGTGGGGTTCCACGCAACTGGTGGGATTCGGCGTTGTTGTGGTTGGGGTGCTCGTAGCACGCTTCCTGAGCGCACTTTCCAAAGTCCAGTTGGGCCAGGGCGTGATAGCGGGAGCCAGTGCAGGGCTGATCCTCGTGCTGTCTATGTTCCTGCCGCTCTCCACCTCCGCAGATTCCTACCTCACTGTTGGCTTCGTGCAGGGCATCATTCCAGACGAATCGAAGCTACCTGCAGGGCAATCGCGAGCTCTCACAGTTACACAGAACCTCGTGACCGCTACTAAAGTCATTGATGGCGACGACGTCGACCTGGTGCTATGGCCCGAATCCGCTTCAGATCGCGATCCTCGCGAAGATGATGAGGCGCGTTCCCTCATCACAGAAGCTTCGGAGCGTCTGGGTGTTCCACTGTTGTTAGGTACCCAGCGGTATATCAATGGCTATCGATACAACGACTACGTCGTGTGGAGCCTCGACCAGAGTATTTCCGGCGTGTACTCGAAGCAGCACCCCGTTCCGTTTGGCGAATACATGCCCTATCGTGATTTCTTCCGAAAGTTCACGCCCGCAGTTGATCTTATTTCTACTGACATGCTTGCAGGCAGTAAGCCTGCGTATCTGGATGTTGAGCTGAAGGATTCCACGGTTCGCGTAGCCACGCCGATCTGTTTCGAGGTAGCGGACAACGCTATTGTCTCAGAAGCGGTACGTGCGGGCGCACAGCTCATCGTGGTTCCCACCAATAACGCATCGTTTGGCAAGACCTCTGAATCTGCTCAACAGTTCCAAATGACGAGGTTCCGCGCGATAGAACACGGTAGGACTGCCATTCAAGTCTCAACCGTGGGGGTTTCGGGAGTTGTTGAGCCGAACGGAGTGACGCGTGCGGTGACTCAGCCGTGGACTGAGGACGCGCAGGTGGCACGAGTTGGCTTGCGCTCCGAGCTCACTGTTGCGACGAGGATCTCAGAACCCGTGCGAATTGCGGTTTACACCGGCGGAGCGGCGCTTGGATTGCTCGCATTTATCCAGCTAGCGCGCAGGAGATAA
- a CDS encoding polyprenol monophosphomannose synthase, whose protein sequence is MKVLITIPTYNERESIEPIVKRARAAVPEADILIVDDNSPDGTGEIADQLAAADEHVKVLHRAGKEGLGRAYIDAFRWAMGQDYTHVVEMDADGSHRPEQLPLLLERAAMSDYPDLVIGSRYVRGGELEGWPKSREVLSRAGNLYIKLWLGLPAADVTAGFRVYAVSMLERLDLDSVEAKGYFFQTDMTDHVHRMHGHIVEMPISFAQREAGESKLSKSVFTESLARTTKIGAQRRGNQLLGLGEKVLGRIKGH, encoded by the coding sequence ATGAAGGTACTCATCACAATTCCAACCTACAACGAGCGGGAGTCTATCGAACCCATCGTTAAGCGAGCCCGCGCAGCAGTTCCAGAAGCCGACATCCTTATTGTTGATGACAACTCACCAGACGGCACAGGCGAGATTGCTGACCAGTTGGCTGCTGCCGACGAACATGTGAAAGTGCTACACCGGGCCGGTAAAGAGGGCCTTGGGCGGGCCTACATTGACGCGTTCAGGTGGGCAATGGGCCAAGATTACACCCATGTGGTGGAAATGGATGCGGACGGTTCTCACAGACCTGAGCAGCTTCCGCTTCTTCTTGAACGCGCGGCGATGTCTGATTACCCCGATTTGGTCATTGGTTCGCGGTATGTGCGGGGTGGAGAGCTCGAGGGTTGGCCGAAGTCACGCGAGGTACTTTCGCGTGCCGGAAACCTCTACATCAAACTGTGGCTCGGGCTTCCAGCAGCAGACGTTACGGCAGGCTTCCGAGTGTATGCGGTCTCTATGCTGGAGCGGCTCGATCTGGATTCAGTGGAAGCTAAGGGGTACTTCTTCCAGACCGATATGACTGACCATGTACACCGCATGCACGGGCACATCGTGGAGATGCCCATCAGCTTTGCTCAGCGCGAGGCAGGGGAGTCCAAGCTTTCCAAGAGTGTGTTCACCGAATCCTTGGCACGCACAACGAAGATTGGTGCCCAAAGGCGCGGCAACCAGTTGCTCGGGCTAGGGGAGAAGGTACTGGGGCGTATCAAAGGGCACTGA
- a CDS encoding MerR family transcriptional regulator, giving the protein MSEAANLPITRSSESLESWPTDLSHEPTLKIGDVIVELRHEFPLLAASKIRHYENLQLIRPHRTASNQRLFSVSDVERLRFILEEQRDHFLPLSQIKEMLRQFDSGEVADGVHPARMRVLPDNEVRRPQPGTRLTLVEVSDLTGVAVSDVEAMVKAGVLTADPRGRLTSQAPEIVRYAAMLLRQGYDLRQVRTVRTSAHAHAVMITSALASERAKKTPVAGERVINNAVEDAAVISHMYKALLAENLEVELR; this is encoded by the coding sequence ATGAGTGAAGCAGCCAACCTTCCCATTACACGTAGCAGCGAGAGCCTCGAATCCTGGCCTACTGACCTCTCACATGAGCCAACGCTCAAGATTGGCGACGTCATCGTGGAGCTGCGGCACGAATTTCCTTTGCTGGCCGCCTCCAAGATTCGTCACTACGAGAACCTCCAGTTGATTCGTCCTCACCGCACGGCTTCCAATCAGCGGCTCTTCTCTGTTTCTGATGTGGAGCGCCTGCGTTTCATTCTCGAGGAGCAACGCGACCATTTCCTCCCTCTGTCCCAGATCAAGGAAATGTTGCGCCAGTTCGATTCGGGAGAAGTTGCTGATGGCGTTCATCCTGCCCGCATGCGGGTGCTGCCTGACAACGAAGTGCGCAGGCCGCAGCCGGGAACTCGTCTAACGCTCGTCGAGGTCTCCGACTTGACGGGCGTGGCCGTCTCCGATGTCGAAGCAATGGTCAAAGCCGGCGTTTTGACCGCCGATCCCCGCGGACGGCTCACCTCCCAGGCACCAGAGATCGTGCGATACGCGGCGATGCTGTTACGTCAGGGATATGACCTTCGCCAAGTCCGGACGGTCCGCACTTCTGCACATGCCCATGCCGTCATGATCACATCTGCTCTGGCTAGCGAACGAGCAAAGAAGACCCCGGTGGCAGGGGAGCGCGTGATTAACAACGCAGTTGAAGATGCTGCAGTTATTTCTCACATGTACAAGGCGCTTTTGGCGGAGAACCTAGAAGTGGAACTGCGCTAA
- a CDS encoding solute carrier family 23 protein, translating to MAQKHSVDLVPPAPKLAVLSLQHVLAFYAGAVIVPLLIASSLNLDAQTTIHLINADLFTCGIATIIQSVGITKHVGVRLPIIQGVTTTAVAPIIAIGLAVTGGEGGNAALPAIYGAIIVSGLFTFLAAPYFTKLLRFFPPVVTGTVLLVMGTSLLAVSANDFVGYAEGVPSGRNLAYGFGTLLVIVLVQRFFKGFLGTIAVLVGLVGGTLVAVFSGDLDSAKIQAFHDAGAVSVTTPFYFGIPVFTLTGCISMIIVMAITMVETTGDVFATGEIVGKRITKSHITAALRADGISTLLGGVLNSFPYTCFAQNVGLVRITRVKSRWVATGAGCIMILLGVLPKAGGIVNMIPSPVLGGASLAMFANVAWVGLQTIAKADMKDNRNAVIVTTALGLAMLVTFKPTISEVFPAWAQIFFSSGMTIGAITAILLNLLFFHVGRQSGEDVVVDERGKLLGIDAVNAMSRDEFVDAFAAVFNTQQWPLEHAWEHRPFAHAAELRTAIQEAILTADSVRQESLIQDYPDMAQLLGINGAQAVSRDIGSIALEGASDEQLEQISEISEQYRARFSMPFVGYLSPLDTPERIIEDGVRRLDNSSVQEHVVALSQVVEISNDRFDMLVDGANPVRAAWQAKFSEN from the coding sequence ATGGCTCAGAAGCACTCAGTTGACTTGGTGCCACCGGCACCCAAACTCGCAGTCTTGTCCCTCCAGCACGTCCTCGCGTTCTACGCGGGAGCGGTGATTGTTCCGCTGCTCATTGCATCGAGCCTGAACCTGGATGCGCAGACCACAATTCACCTCATTAATGCCGATCTGTTCACCTGTGGAATCGCGACCATCATCCAATCTGTGGGTATCACGAAGCATGTGGGTGTGCGCCTGCCGATTATTCAGGGCGTTACAACCACTGCCGTAGCCCCGATCATTGCAATAGGTCTAGCCGTTACGGGCGGCGAAGGTGGCAATGCTGCCCTACCGGCGATCTATGGTGCCATTATCGTCTCGGGACTGTTCACATTCCTCGCAGCACCGTACTTTACAAAGCTCCTGCGCTTTTTCCCTCCTGTGGTTACAGGTACGGTTCTTCTGGTTATGGGCACGAGCCTGCTGGCTGTTTCCGCTAACGACTTCGTTGGATATGCCGAAGGCGTACCGAGTGGGCGAAACTTGGCATACGGATTCGGCACTTTGCTTGTGATTGTGCTGGTTCAGCGCTTCTTTAAGGGTTTCCTTGGCACAATCGCTGTCTTGGTGGGCCTAGTGGGAGGCACGCTGGTGGCCGTGTTTTCCGGTGACCTAGATTCTGCGAAGATTCAAGCGTTCCACGACGCAGGCGCAGTGAGCGTGACAACTCCGTTTTACTTCGGTATTCCCGTCTTCACTCTGACCGGATGCATCTCCATGATCATCGTCATGGCGATCACGATGGTGGAGACCACGGGCGACGTGTTTGCCACCGGTGAGATAGTCGGAAAGCGCATCACAAAGAGCCACATCACGGCGGCGTTGCGCGCAGATGGCATTTCCACACTTCTCGGCGGAGTCCTGAACTCATTCCCCTACACGTGCTTCGCCCAGAACGTTGGTCTGGTCCGCATTACTCGGGTGAAGTCGCGATGGGTGGCCACAGGTGCTGGTTGCATCATGATTCTGCTAGGAGTTTTGCCAAAAGCGGGCGGCATCGTCAACATGATCCCGTCTCCGGTACTCGGCGGCGCAAGCCTGGCAATGTTTGCGAATGTGGCGTGGGTTGGCCTCCAGACCATTGCAAAGGCCGACATGAAGGATAACCGCAACGCAGTCATCGTCACCACGGCACTCGGCCTTGCAATGCTCGTGACGTTCAAGCCTACGATCTCTGAAGTCTTCCCTGCCTGGGCCCAGATCTTCTTCTCGTCGGGCATGACCATCGGCGCCATCACGGCAATTCTCTTGAACCTTCTCTTCTTCCATGTGGGACGCCAATCGGGCGAGGACGTGGTGGTCGACGAACGAGGAAAACTACTTGGTATCGATGCTGTGAATGCGATGTCGCGGGATGAGTTTGTTGACGCATTCGCTGCCGTGTTCAACACGCAGCAGTGGCCATTGGAACATGCCTGGGAGCACCGCCCCTTCGCACATGCTGCTGAGCTGCGTACCGCAATTCAGGAAGCCATTCTCACGGCAGATTCCGTACGTCAAGAAAGCCTCATCCAGGACTATCCCGATATGGCGCAACTTCTAGGCATTAACGGTGCGCAGGCCGTCTCTCGGGATATCGGTTCCATCGCGCTTGAAGGTGCCTCGGATGAACAACTCGAACAGATATCGGAGATCTCGGAGCAGTATCGCGCGAGATTCTCTATGCCTTTCGTTGGTTACCTGAGCCCACTCGATACCCCTGAACGGATCATTGAGGATGGCGTGCGCCGCCTAGATAACTCTTCGGTTCAAGAGCATGTTGTGGCTCTCTCACAGGTCGTGGAGATCTCCAACGATCGATTCGATATGTTGGTGGATGGGGCCAATCCGGTACGAGCTGCGTGGCAGGCTAAGTTCTCGGAGAACTAG
- a CDS encoding FHA domain-containing protein codes for MSESDDPTQAFSTGEAATTSQFSAIGSSQVDSISDRRNLTADEMHAIESLPYGSALLIALAGPNMGARFLLNSDQTTAGRHQRSDIFLDDFTVSRRHATFDRNGNSFSVRDSGSLNGTYVNRERIEDLVLNAGDEVQIGKFRLTFYPSRAQA; via the coding sequence ATGTCGGAATCGGATGATCCCACACAGGCATTTTCCACTGGTGAGGCGGCCACGACTTCGCAGTTCTCTGCCATCGGCTCCTCACAAGTTGACAGCATCTCTGACCGCCGTAACCTCACCGCTGATGAGATGCACGCCATTGAGTCACTCCCATATGGCTCAGCGTTGCTCATTGCTCTTGCAGGCCCTAACATGGGCGCACGTTTTCTTCTCAACTCGGACCAGACCACAGCAGGACGGCACCAACGTTCGGACATCTTCTTGGATGACTTCACTGTTTCACGGAGGCATGCCACTTTTGATCGGAACGGCAACTCTTTTAGCGTGCGTGATTCCGGTTCACTCAATGGAACGTACGTCAACCGGGAACGGATCGAAGATCTCGTACTAAACGCTGGTGACGAGGTTCAGATTGGCAAGTTTCGGCTGACGTTCTACCCCTCCCGTGCTCAAGCATGA
- a CDS encoding RNA polymerase-binding protein RbpA, which produces MAERSLRGMKIGANSLESDDGVAFVNRKQVIYDCPEGHEFGVAMALDAEPPATWECRCGREGKLRDAAPVLDKKPVKPPRTHWDMLMERRSEDELKVLLDERLELLRSGRLRLRRNK; this is translated from the coding sequence ATGGCAGAACGTTCACTGCGCGGAATGAAGATTGGCGCAAATTCTCTGGAGTCTGACGACGGCGTCGCCTTCGTCAATCGCAAGCAGGTTATCTACGATTGCCCTGAGGGGCACGAGTTCGGAGTTGCTATGGCTCTGGACGCAGAGCCACCGGCCACGTGGGAATGCCGCTGCGGCCGCGAGGGAAAGCTCCGCGACGCCGCACCAGTGCTGGACAAGAAACCAGTCAAGCCACCTCGGACCCACTGGGACATGCTCATGGAGCGTCGTTCAGAGGACGAACTGAAGGTACTGCTGGACGAACGCTTGGAGTTGCTGCGTTCCGGACGCCTCCGGTTGCGCCGTAACAAGTAG
- a CDS encoding DEAD/DEAH box helicase, with protein sequence MPDTSLLLTDYVESYAARGIHLDPFQIEACQALDNGRDVLVSAPTGSGKTVVANYAVTLALASSRRCIYTAPIKALSNQKHAELARTLGEDNVGLLTGDVTINRDAPILIVTTEVLRNMLFQGAPEIDDVGYVVLDEVHYLADRDRGPVWEEVILSLPAHVRLVSLSATVANSGEVIGWLRSVRGSTELIKSDVRPVPLDQHVAVGRRILPLYGEGDEPSSALIRALRAQADRAPERHDRRRRLTDSDRRRLIETLEDRDMLPAIEFIFSRKGCDMAVRALIKADVWLTSRAEQNAIREQVDELRDTLSESDRRAVHFETSASALVRGFGAHHAGVLPALKSLTERLMEQGLLRIVYATGTLALGIDMPVRSVVLEELRRFDGQGFVDLSATEYTQLIGRAGRRGKDLVGNAVVIGSDDLDAWALADLGSGRVEPLVSAFTPSYNTVVNLLADQTYSAARDLMGASFAQYQRNADLGQIEARAQRIRRGIQTEEAHLTCERGDLVEYLRKRAALGRAAKSARKQAKRTYRTRIAQSFEAARTGVLYAFARGGVLEYGVVLSVGDGKLRILDWYGQMSWLREGDLSSELREVGEVVLPHGRSMRDRDAREQVAEAIIEAVDERSELGLDRDLLDSWDRFAEPRDEVLADHPCHTCPDLEAHIKAGESLLSLDARLRELQEMAENFHDSVGREFDKTVGVLVELGILQRSDEGVHLGPGAPMLRELHVDSDLLLYQCLSELREGQLDSASMAGWASMFLADDRLGSSLPHSGALAGLARRAGQQAEFLQDLELRYEITRTGVPTPGCADIFAGWVSGATLEECLAASGMAAGDFITAARRVVDLLGQIAQAGGEFWFADVARKARSGMQRGELL encoded by the coding sequence ATGCCTGATACCTCGCTTTTGCTCACGGACTATGTGGAATCGTACGCAGCGCGGGGCATTCACTTGGACCCGTTTCAGATTGAGGCATGTCAAGCCCTAGATAATGGCCGTGACGTGCTCGTTTCAGCGCCAACTGGCTCGGGAAAAACGGTGGTGGCGAACTATGCAGTGACCCTCGCCTTAGCCAGTTCCCGTCGCTGTATCTACACGGCTCCCATCAAGGCGCTTTCAAATCAAAAGCACGCCGAACTCGCACGGACTCTTGGCGAGGATAATGTGGGACTCTTGACTGGCGACGTCACCATCAACCGCGACGCGCCTATCCTCATTGTCACCACTGAAGTTCTTCGCAACATGTTGTTCCAAGGTGCTCCTGAGATCGACGACGTCGGATACGTAGTCCTGGACGAAGTGCATTACTTGGCTGACCGCGATCGGGGGCCGGTGTGGGAGGAAGTGATCCTCTCGTTGCCGGCGCACGTACGGCTGGTCTCGCTCTCCGCTACTGTGGCGAACAGCGGGGAAGTAATCGGTTGGCTGCGTTCCGTTCGCGGATCCACTGAACTCATCAAGAGTGATGTTCGTCCGGTTCCGCTTGACCAACACGTGGCGGTTGGCCGCCGAATTCTGCCTCTTTATGGCGAGGGGGATGAACCGTCATCGGCACTGATTCGGGCTCTGCGCGCCCAAGCTGATCGGGCACCGGAACGCCATGACCGGAGGCGGAGGCTGACAGATTCGGACCGCCGCCGGCTCATTGAAACGCTTGAAGATCGCGACATGCTTCCGGCTATCGAGTTCATCTTTTCTCGTAAGGGATGTGACATGGCGGTACGGGCACTTATCAAGGCCGATGTGTGGCTGACCTCCCGGGCTGAGCAGAATGCTATTCGCGAACAGGTGGATGAGCTGCGAGACACCCTCAGTGAGTCCGATCGCCGCGCTGTCCATTTTGAGACATCCGCTAGCGCTTTGGTGCGTGGTTTCGGAGCGCATCATGCAGGGGTCCTGCCTGCGTTGAAGTCTCTTACCGAACGGCTGATGGAGCAGGGCCTCCTTCGCATCGTGTATGCAACGGGAACTTTGGCACTTGGAATCGACATGCCTGTGCGCTCGGTGGTGCTGGAGGAACTACGCAGGTTCGATGGCCAAGGCTTTGTTGACCTCTCAGCCACCGAGTACACGCAGCTTATCGGCCGCGCCGGCAGGCGTGGAAAAGACCTCGTCGGGAACGCGGTGGTCATCGGTTCAGACGATCTCGATGCATGGGCGTTGGCCGATTTGGGATCTGGGCGGGTTGAGCCGCTCGTTTCTGCGTTCACGCCCTCCTACAACACTGTGGTCAATCTCTTGGCAGACCAAACCTACTCCGCTGCTCGGGACCTCATGGGTGCGAGTTTCGCGCAATACCAACGCAACGCGGATCTTGGCCAGATCGAGGCCCGCGCGCAGCGCATCCGGCGCGGCATCCAAACTGAGGAAGCCCACCTTACCTGCGAACGCGGCGACTTGGTGGAGTACCTGCGCAAACGGGCCGCGCTGGGACGCGCGGCCAAGTCTGCCCGCAAGCAAGCCAAGCGCACCTACCGAACTCGCATCGCTCAGTCCTTCGAAGCAGCGCGCACGGGAGTTCTGTATGCATTCGCGCGCGGCGGAGTGCTTGAGTACGGCGTCGTTCTCTCTGTGGGAGACGGGAAGCTGCGCATCCTCGATTGGTACGGGCAGATGAGCTGGCTGCGGGAAGGTGATCTCTCCTCTGAACTGAGGGAAGTCGGCGAGGTAGTTCTGCCCCATGGCCGGTCAATGCGTGACCGGGATGCTAGAGAGCAGGTTGCCGAGGCGATTATTGAAGCCGTTGATGAGCGTTCTGAGCTGGGACTTGATCGTGACTTACTCGACTCATGGGATCGATTCGCCGAACCTCGCGATGAGGTTCTGGCGGACCATCCGTGCCACACGTGCCCCGACCTAGAGGCCCACATCAAGGCAGGCGAATCGCTCCTTTCTCTTGACGCTAGACTCCGAGAGTTGCAGGAGATGGCGGAGAACTTCCACGACTCCGTGGGACGCGAGTTCGATAAGACCGTAGGCGTCCTTGTTGAACTGGGCATATTGCAGCGTTCTGATGAAGGCGTCCATTTGGGTCCTGGCGCTCCTATGTTGCGTGAGCTTCATGTGGATTCCGACCTGCTGCTCTATCAGTGTTTGTCCGAGTTGCGCGAAGGGCAACTGGACTCCGCGTCAATGGCTGGCTGGGCCTCCATGTTCCTGGCAGATGACAGGCTCGGTTCGTCCCTTCCTCATTCCGGTGCTCTTGCCGGACTGGCACGCAGGGCTGGCCAACAAGCCGAGTTCTTGCAAGACCTTGAGCTGCGTTATGAGATCACCCGAACCGGTGTTCCTACTCCGGGTTGTGCGGACATCTTCGCAGGGTGGGTTTCAGGAGCCACCCTTGAAGAGTGTTTGGCAGCATCGGGCATGGCGGCCGGTGACTTCATCACTGCCGCACGCCGTGTAGTTGATCTGCTGGGCCAAATAGCCCAAGCTGGTGGAGAATTCTGGTTTGCGGATGTGGCGCGGAAGGCGCGTTCAGGTATGCAGCGGGGAGAACTACTCTGA
- a CDS encoding MerR family transcriptional regulator, translating into MSDSSAPEATKQRAQQMLFGDPLPDLDADTGYRGPIACKAAGITYRQLDYWDRTGLVSPTIQNASGSGSQRLYSFRDILVLKVVKRLLDTGVSLQQIRRAVAQLSSYGIDDLATITLMSDGASVYECTSDDEVIDLVNGGQGVFGIAVGRVWREVEGSLSELPSEHAEEAGAVVVEDELARRRAAKRNIV; encoded by the coding sequence ATGAGCGACTCGTCAGCGCCCGAGGCAACAAAGCAACGTGCGCAGCAGATGCTCTTTGGTGATCCACTTCCTGACCTTGATGCTGATACCGGCTACCGCGGTCCCATTGCGTGCAAGGCCGCCGGAATAACATACCGCCAGCTCGATTATTGGGATCGCACAGGACTGGTCTCGCCCACCATTCAGAACGCGTCAGGTTCCGGTAGTCAACGCCTGTACTCCTTTCGCGATATCTTGGTCCTCAAGGTAGTCAAGCGGCTTCTGGATACGGGCGTATCTTTGCAGCAGATCCGCCGTGCCGTGGCTCAACTGAGCTCCTATGGCATCGATGATCTTGCCACTATCACACTGATGTCTGATGGTGCTTCGGTCTATGAATGCACGTCAGATGACGAGGTTATTGATCTGGTAAACGGCGGTCAGGGTGTCTTTGGCATCGCTGTGGGCCGCGTGTGGCGCGAAGTTGAGGGAAGCCTCTCGGAACTGCCGTCAGAACATGCGGAGGAAGCGGGCGCCGTCGTCGTCGAAGACGAACTTGCGCGCCGGCGTGCCGCAAAACGGAACATCGTCTAG